One part of the Armatimonadota bacterium genome encodes these proteins:
- the recR gene encoding recombination mediator RecR has product MEYARPLAKLIGELEKLPGVGPKSAQRLAYYILRISAEDARSLADAITDVKSQIHFCRQCFNFTDQELCAICRDHRRDPSLLCIVAEPRDLVAMDKTNEFKGLYHVLHGVISPMEGIGPEMLKIRELLTRLRDGVVKEAILATNPTIEGEATALYLSNLLKPLGIRVTRIAHGLPMGGDMDYADQATLIQALEWRREM; this is encoded by the coding sequence ATGGAATACGCACGACCGCTGGCGAAACTGATCGGTGAGTTGGAAAAACTGCCGGGCGTCGGGCCGAAATCGGCCCAGCGCCTGGCGTACTACATCCTGCGCATTTCGGCGGAGGATGCGCGAAGCCTCGCCGACGCCATCACGGACGTCAAGAGCCAGATCCATTTCTGCAGGCAGTGCTTCAACTTCACCGACCAGGAGCTCTGCGCCATCTGCAGGGACCACCGGCGCGACCCGTCGCTGCTCTGCATCGTCGCCGAGCCCCGCGACCTGGTGGCCATGGACAAAACCAACGAGTTCAAGGGCCTTTACCACGTCCTGCACGGCGTGATCTCGCCGATGGAGGGCATCGGCCCCGAAATGCTGAAGATCCGCGAGTTGCTGACCCGCCTGCGCGATGGAGTCGTCAAGGAGGCCATCCTCGCCACAAACCCCACCATCGAAGGCGAGGCAACCGCCCTCTATCTGAGCAACCTCCTGAAGCCGCTGGGCATCCGCGTCACGCGCATCGCGCACGGCCTGCCGATGGGAGGCGACATGGACTACGCCGACCAGGCGACCCTGATCCAGGCGCTGGAGTGGCGCCGGGAAATGTAG
- a CDS encoding MarR family transcriptional regulator, producing the protein MTKQDYEALAGFRRAIRRFLTFSEAAARDAGLTPQQHQLLLALRGYPHRDWATITELSERLDARQPAVTNIVRRMEVGGLVERRADQKDGRSVSVHATERGEEVLNRLSRQHLIELKRLKQEFPRIEHLGRAVGAGDLDEGERDPESTAQ; encoded by the coding sequence ATGACCAAACAGGACTACGAAGCGCTGGCGGGGTTTCGGCGGGCAATCCGGCGCTTCCTGACGTTCAGCGAGGCGGCGGCGCGCGACGCAGGCTTGACACCACAGCAACACCAGCTCCTCCTGGCGCTCAGGGGCTATCCCCATCGGGACTGGGCGACGATTACAGAGCTTTCGGAACGGCTGGATGCTCGACAGCCGGCTGTGACGAACATCGTTCGGAGGATGGAGGTTGGCGGACTCGTAGAACGACGTGCCGATCAGAAGGACGGACGGTCGGTAAGTGTCCATGCGACGGAACGTGGTGAAGAGGTCTTGAATCGCCTGTCCCGACAGCACCTGATCGAGTTGAAACGCCTGAAGCAGGAGTTTCCCAGGATTGAGCATCTCGGGCGGGCAGTGGGCGCCGGCGATTTGGATGAAGGGGAACGCGATCCCGAATCTACGGCCCAATGA
- a CDS encoding chloride channel protein: MRSAKQLSIPVAEARLLFMSVLSAGIGVVCGFVAYGLYHLIGFTTNILYYHRLSWDFVSPRFHHLALWAIPIPAVAGLAIGAMVKYGSRKISGHGIPEAMEAILLNKSRISPRVAILKPVSAALAIGSGGPFGAEGPIIQTGGAIGSLVGQFLHVTPAERKVLLACGAAGGMAATFSTPIAAVILAIELLLFEFKSRSFIPICIASVIATSVRFGLFGTGPMFSVPHHGFGTPSTLPAYMGLSVVAGLAAVVITKALYAAEDLFDRIPLDILWLPAIGGLAVGLIGYMQPRVLGVGYDTITEILDGRLTASVLIALVVAKAAAMCISLGSKTSGGVLAPVLTVGGAIGCLYGFAITHFWPALGLQPGVFALVCMAAVFGASTRATFTSIVFAFELTRDYQAVLPLMLVCVIADAIASSLMEHSIMTEKLVRRGVKVPQEYEADVLMGVNVSDVMSRNVFTVEADEPVTTVIEQVQGRRKDHPAHQAYPILDSDGHLAGIISRSDLIDCPEEDLDRLTVSQVGTPDVIVAHPDEPLHDALAKMLTFDIGHLPVVERDLPKTVVGFLTRSDIFKARHRRMADELHRHRVYNPLPRLLQRDRVKEDDTVDAPR; the protein is encoded by the coding sequence ATGCGATCAGCGAAACAACTCTCGATACCGGTTGCGGAGGCGCGGCTTCTGTTCATGTCCGTACTGAGCGCCGGAATCGGTGTTGTCTGTGGATTTGTAGCATACGGGCTGTATCACCTCATCGGATTCACTACAAACATCCTCTATTACCACCGCCTCTCATGGGATTTCGTGTCGCCCAGGTTTCACCATCTGGCCCTGTGGGCGATCCCGATACCTGCTGTCGCCGGCCTCGCCATCGGCGCCATGGTGAAATACGGTTCCCGGAAGATCAGCGGCCACGGTATTCCGGAGGCGATGGAGGCGATCCTGCTGAACAAGAGCCGGATCAGCCCGCGGGTAGCGATTCTCAAGCCTGTCTCTGCCGCACTGGCCATTGGTTCCGGCGGACCGTTCGGCGCGGAGGGGCCGATCATCCAGACGGGCGGCGCTATCGGCTCTCTGGTCGGCCAGTTTCTGCACGTTACGCCGGCCGAACGGAAAGTGCTTCTCGCCTGCGGTGCGGCGGGCGGCATGGCCGCCACTTTCAGCACCCCGATTGCGGCGGTTATCCTTGCCATCGAACTGCTGCTGTTCGAGTTCAAGTCGCGCTCCTTCATACCGATCTGCATCGCCAGCGTGATCGCGACCAGCGTGCGCTTCGGCCTTTTTGGCACCGGACCGATGTTCTCCGTTCCACATCACGGCTTCGGGACGCCGTCTACGTTGCCGGCGTACATGGGGCTCAGCGTGGTCGCGGGGTTGGCAGCCGTCGTCATCACGAAGGCGCTTTATGCGGCGGAAGATTTGTTCGACCGAATTCCACTCGACATCCTGTGGCTTCCCGCCATTGGCGGCTTGGCTGTCGGCCTGATCGGCTACATGCAGCCGCGCGTGTTGGGGGTCGGGTATGACACAATCACGGAGATCCTGGACGGCCGGCTTACAGCGAGTGTTCTGATCGCTCTTGTGGTCGCGAAGGCAGCGGCGATGTGTATCTCGCTGGGATCGAAAACGTCCGGAGGGGTGCTGGCGCCGGTCTTGACGGTTGGCGGCGCAATCGGCTGCCTTTACGGCTTCGCCATCACCCATTTCTGGCCGGCTCTCGGACTCCAGCCGGGCGTGTTCGCGCTCGTCTGTATGGCGGCTGTCTTCGGCGCATCCACACGGGCCACGTTCACAAGCATCGTGTTCGCGTTCGAACTGACGCGGGATTATCAGGCGGTGCTGCCGCTCATGCTGGTGTGTGTCATCGCGGATGCCATCGCATCCAGCCTGATGGAGCACTCGATCATGACGGAAAAGCTGGTTCGCCGAGGCGTCAAAGTCCCCCAGGAGTACGAAGCGGATGTGCTGATGGGAGTGAACGTGAGCGATGTGATGAGCCGGAACGTTTTCACGGTCGAAGCAGATGAGCCGGTGACGACGGTGATAGAACAAGTGCAGGGCCGGCGAAAGGACCATCCAGCTCATCAGGCCTACCCCATCCTCGATTCGGACGGCCACTTAGCCGGCATTATCTCCCGGAGCGACCTGATCGACTGTCCTGAGGAGGATCTGGACCGGCTGACCGTCAGCCAGGTTGGTACGCCGGACGTGATTGTCGCGCACCCGGACGAGCCGCTTCATGACGCGTTGGCCAAGATGCTGACATTTGACATCGGGCACCTTCCGGTCGTTGAGAGGGATTTGCCGAAAACTGTGGTGGGCTTCCTGACCCGCAGCGACATCTTCAAGGCCCGTCACCGGCGTATGGCGGATGAACTGCACCGGCACCGGGTGTACAACCCGCTTCCCAGGCTTCTTCAACGGGATCGGGTGAAGGAAGACGACACTGTCGATGCTCCCAGGTAG
- a CDS encoding GNAT family N-acetyltransferase: MRIHLETERLILRDFDPDDVDNLVALDADPEVRRYLDMPEPPTRHVVECVILPPILADAERRDGFGRWIILEKARDFRFIGWIHFRRAKSDPDEIELGYRLIREAWGHGYATEASLALIEKGIREQGVTRISATALADNAASIRVMEKCGLTLENRFMYKDIPAVKYSLRVP, from the coding sequence ATGCGCATCCATCTCGAAACCGAGCGGCTGATACTGCGTGATTTCGATCCTGACGACGTGGACAACCTGGTCGCGCTGGACGCCGACCCCGAGGTCCGCCGGTACCTGGATATGCCGGAGCCGCCGACGCGTCACGTGGTGGAGTGTGTTATCCTGCCGCCGATCCTGGCGGATGCGGAGCGCCGCGACGGTTTCGGGCGGTGGATCATCCTGGAGAAAGCCCGCGACTTCAGGTTCATCGGCTGGATCCACTTCCGGCGCGCCAAATCGGATCCCGATGAGATCGAACTGGGGTACCGGCTGATCCGGGAGGCCTGGGGCCATGGTTACGCGACGGAAGCCTCGCTTGCGCTCATCGAGAAGGGCATTCGCGAGCAGGGGGTGACGCGCATTTCCGCGACGGCGCTGGCGGACAACGCCGCCTCCATCCGCGTCATGGAAAAATGCGGGCTCACGCTGGAAAACCGCTTCATGTACAAGGACATCCCAGCCGTGAAGTATTCGCTGCGCGTCCCGTAA
- a CDS encoding GNAT family N-acetyltransferase — translation MSGAERTYSVLPWSGASPFSSLALAVRNCFPTEAMDSEKLAVQILWDQNWEPDGTFVLREHIEGKEGRLGDGAVRGFCVAIHRKIPMPHVPMDTDRGYITLFGVDERLRRQGYGTRLLAEAEAYLKVEGAKKVLIAPYAPNYFWPGVDVERYTEAVAFLLSRGYTEHSRPLAMQTQLDKVRRPEWLRQKVAALKADKDKSVVIREYSPDLVPFIHEFMVEDFPGDWERWVRDAAIDIHAGRAKTDRLLFAWDNETNSVVGFCHYNNERFGPVGTSPRVRGRGIGAWLTFETLERMRISGKQVAWFLWTDDKTALLYKEAGFVEWRRFVIMQKDL, via the coding sequence ATGAGTGGAGCGGAACGAACGTATTCAGTATTGCCGTGGTCGGGCGCCAGCCCGTTCAGCAGTCTCGCGCTCGCGGTGCGGAACTGCTTCCCCACGGAAGCGATGGACAGCGAAAAACTGGCGGTGCAGATCCTGTGGGACCAGAACTGGGAACCGGATGGCACCTTCGTGCTGCGGGAGCACATCGAGGGCAAGGAAGGCCGGCTGGGCGACGGGGCCGTGCGGGGTTTCTGCGTGGCCATCCACCGCAAGATCCCGATGCCCCACGTGCCGATGGACACGGACCGAGGCTACATCACGCTCTTCGGCGTGGACGAGCGCCTTCGCCGGCAGGGCTATGGCACCAGGCTTCTGGCTGAAGCCGAGGCCTACCTCAAGGTCGAGGGCGCGAAGAAGGTGTTGATCGCGCCGTATGCACCCAACTACTTCTGGCCAGGCGTGGACGTCGAGCGCTACACGGAGGCCGTCGCGTTTCTGCTGTCCCGCGGTTACACGGAGCACTCCCGCCCGCTGGCGATGCAGACGCAACTGGATAAGGTTCGGCGGCCAGAATGGCTGCGCCAGAAGGTGGCGGCGCTGAAGGCGGACAAGGACAAGTCCGTCGTGATCAGGGAGTACTCGCCGGACCTGGTGCCGTTCATCCACGAGTTCATGGTCGAAGACTTCCCGGGCGACTGGGAGCGCTGGGTGCGCGACGCCGCCATTGACATTCATGCCGGCCGCGCCAAGACCGACCGCCTGCTGTTCGCCTGGGACAACGAAACGAACTCCGTGGTCGGCTTCTGCCACTACAACAATGAGCGTTTCGGTCCCGTGGGCACGTCACCGCGCGTCCGGGGCCGCGGCATCGGCGCCTGGCTGACGTTCGAGACCCTGGAGCGTATGCGGATTAGCGGTAAGCAGGTCGCCTGGTTCCTCTGGACCGACGACAAGACGGCCCTGCTCTACAAGGAAGCCGGTTTCGTGGAATGGCGCCGGTTCGTGATTATGCAGAAGGACCTGTAG
- the dacB gene encoding D-alanyl-D-alanine carboxypeptidase/D-alanyl-D-alanine-endopeptidase: protein MHSFRTVRFALAALMLAAGVSLARADDAAIKAAIDKQLSDPAMARGWTGVLVKSLDNHRVIYALNEDRLFIPASNMKLLVSSACTDVLPKDFRYTTPVLRDGSLDGGTLNGSLYLKGSGDSTLEAKDLVELAKAVKAAGISKVNGDIVGDGSCFDSQRLGYSWGWDDLAAYYSAEIDGLTVDRGTVHVAVTAGDIGAPPVVTMNPDAGYMLVRNTATTVADSTPETMVVDRPMASNVVSVFGNMHRSIAGSVGKGPKVQNVDITMEEPAVYTAYLFRKCLRDEGVTVTGAARGGIAPEGATKVASHDSQPLPEILKLLNKPSDNLMAESLLKTLGLVKNGAGTTGAGATVERDYLKKIGVGADSVLIEDGSGLSRLDLVTPKALASVLEYMWSHPNRDAFIDSLPIAGVDGSLRNRLKGTAAANNVKAKTGYVGKARNLTGYVSTRDGEPLVFVLLMNHYNGDTSPINSVQDRICEILANSSR from the coding sequence ATGCATTCCTTCCGTACCGTCCGTTTCGCGCTTGCGGCCCTCATGCTGGCCGCCGGCGTATCTCTCGCCCGCGCCGATGACGCCGCCATCAAGGCCGCCATCGACAAGCAGCTCTCCGATCCGGCAATGGCCCGCGGGTGGACCGGCGTGCTCGTGAAGAGCCTGGACAATCACCGGGTCATCTATGCGCTCAACGAAGACCGCCTGTTCATCCCGGCCAGCAACATGAAACTGCTGGTCTCATCGGCCTGCACCGATGTCCTGCCCAAAGATTTCCGGTACACCACCCCGGTGCTGCGCGACGGCTCGCTCGACGGCGGCACGCTGAACGGGAGCCTCTATCTCAAGGGCAGCGGCGACTCGACGCTCGAAGCGAAGGACCTGGTCGAACTCGCCAAGGCGGTCAAAGCGGCGGGAATCAGCAAGGTTAACGGCGACATCGTGGGCGATGGATCGTGCTTCGATTCCCAGCGCCTCGGCTACTCGTGGGGTTGGGATGATCTGGCGGCGTATTACAGCGCGGAGATCGATGGCCTGACGGTTGACCGTGGCACCGTTCACGTCGCCGTCACCGCGGGCGATATCGGCGCGCCTCCGGTCGTGACGATGAACCCGGACGCGGGGTATATGCTGGTCCGCAACACAGCGACCACCGTTGCCGATTCGACTCCTGAAACGATGGTTGTGGATCGTCCGATGGCTTCGAACGTTGTCTCGGTGTTCGGCAATATGCACCGGTCGATCGCGGGTTCCGTGGGCAAGGGGCCGAAGGTTCAGAACGTGGACATCACCATGGAAGAGCCGGCGGTGTATACCGCCTACCTGTTCCGCAAATGCCTTCGAGACGAGGGTGTGACCGTCACAGGGGCCGCTCGCGGCGGCATCGCGCCGGAAGGCGCCACGAAAGTTGCCTCGCACGATTCGCAGCCTCTCCCCGAAATACTGAAGCTGCTCAACAAGCCCAGCGACAACCTCATGGCCGAGAGCCTGCTCAAGACCCTGGGCCTGGTGAAGAACGGCGCGGGCACTACGGGCGCCGGGGCAACTGTCGAGAGGGACTACCTCAAGAAGATCGGGGTGGGCGCGGATTCCGTCCTCATCGAAGACGGCAGCGGACTGTCCAGGCTCGACCTCGTGACCCCGAAGGCCCTCGCCTCGGTCCTGGAGTATATGTGGTCGCACCCCAACCGCGACGCCTTCATCGACAGCCTCCCGATTGCCGGCGTGGACGGCAGCCTGCGCAACCGGTTGAAGGGCACGGCCGCGGCGAACAACGTGAAGGCGAAGACCGGCTACGTTGGCAAGGCGCGCAATCTCACGGGCTACGTGAGCACAAGGGACGGCGAACCGCTGGTTTTCGTACTGCTGATGAACCACTACAACGGCGATACGTCCCCGATCAACTCGGTGCAGGACAGGATTTGCGAGATACTGGCTAACAGCAGCAGGTAG
- the tyrS gene encoding tyrosine--tRNA ligase, with protein sequence MATVDEQLKALARGVQAIVPMDEFKAKLEKSAKTGVPLRIKLGIDPTASDIHLGFAVVLRKLRQFQDFGHTIDLVIGDFTAMIGDPTGRSLTRPQLTDEQITAHAITYEHQLYKILDPAKTKVHRNSDWLGKITFAQLIEITGKFTVAQILEREDFSNRMASGQPLYLHEILYPVAQALDSVDLVSDVEIGGQDQTFNIMAGRDLLREYGHEPQIGLFMPILVGLDGEKKMSKSLGNYIGIFESPAEQFGKTMSIPDAALEQWFELCTDVPLEEVKPLIAENPMAAKKRLGREIVALYHSTEDADHAQAAWEHQFSQREVPDDMPEFEVTLEENGTIWVVNLLKAAELAKGTNDARRTIQQGGFQLNGEKVTDIEARVAAKTGDVLKVGRRYAKISVQ encoded by the coding sequence ATGGCAACCGTAGACGAACAACTCAAAGCGCTCGCGCGTGGCGTGCAGGCCATCGTTCCGATGGACGAGTTCAAGGCCAAACTCGAGAAATCGGCGAAGACCGGCGTACCCCTGCGCATCAAACTGGGCATCGACCCGACCGCCTCGGACATCCATCTAGGCTTCGCCGTGGTGCTGCGTAAATTACGCCAGTTTCAGGACTTCGGCCACACCATTGACCTGGTGATCGGCGACTTCACGGCGATGATCGGCGACCCCACGGGGCGTTCGCTCACCCGCCCTCAGCTTACGGACGAACAGATTACGGCCCACGCGATAACCTACGAGCATCAGCTGTATAAGATCCTCGATCCGGCGAAGACCAAGGTGCATCGCAACAGCGACTGGCTGGGCAAAATCACTTTCGCACAGCTCATCGAGATCACGGGCAAGTTCACGGTGGCGCAAATCCTGGAACGCGAGGATTTCTCCAATCGGATGGCCAGCGGACAGCCCCTCTACCTGCACGAGATACTCTACCCGGTGGCGCAGGCGCTCGACAGCGTGGACCTGGTCTCGGACGTCGAAATCGGCGGACAGGACCAGACGTTCAATATCATGGCCGGCCGGGATCTCCTGCGCGAATACGGACACGAGCCGCAGATCGGGCTCTTCATGCCCATCCTTGTCGGGCTCGACGGCGAGAAGAAGATGAGCAAGAGCCTTGGAAACTACATCGGCATCTTCGAGAGCCCGGCCGAGCAGTTCGGCAAGACGATGAGCATCCCCGACGCCGCGCTGGAGCAGTGGTTCGAACTCTGCACCGACGTGCCGCTCGAGGAAGTGAAACCTCTGATCGCCGAGAATCCGATGGCGGCCAAAAAGCGTCTCGGCCGTGAGATCGTGGCCCTGTACCACAGCACGGAGGACGCCGATCACGCGCAGGCGGCGTGGGAGCATCAGTTCAGCCAGCGCGAGGTGCCGGACGATATGCCCGAGTTCGAGGTGACGCTGGAAGAGAACGGCACGATCTGGGTGGTGAACCTTCTGAAGGCCGCGGAACTGGCCAAGGGCACGAACGATGCGCGCCGCACGATCCAGCAGGGCGGTTTCCAGTTGAACGGCGAGAAGGTGACGGATATCGAAGCCCGCGTTGCGGCCAAGACCGGCGACGTGCTGAAAGTGGGACGCAGGTACGCGAAGATTTCGGTGCAGTAG
- the trpA gene encoding tryptophan synthase subunit alpha, with protein sequence MSRITNTFESIHGRGALVAYITAGDPSLEATERLVPQIAAAGADIIELGLPFSDPLLDGTAIQVSAQRALEAGTTPDGVFATVARLRAGGLETPIVLMTCTNLVMRPGFENFAAKCRESGVDGVIVTDLPPEEAGEWKAAADANGVDTIFLLAPTSTNERIEAAAAMATGFIYCVSRAGVTGVQQTVPPELHALLDKIRKHTDTPIAVGFGISTAEHVKTVWQWADGAVVGSAIVNAIAAGEDIPAFITNLRPDLSGN encoded by the coding sequence ATGTCCCGAATAACGAACACATTTGAGAGCATCCACGGCCGCGGCGCGCTGGTTGCCTACATCACCGCGGGCGATCCGTCGCTGGAGGCGACCGAGCGCCTGGTTCCGCAGATCGCCGCGGCCGGGGCCGACATCATCGAACTCGGCCTCCCGTTTTCGGACCCGTTGCTTGATGGCACGGCCATCCAGGTGTCCGCGCAGCGCGCACTGGAGGCCGGAACAACGCCGGACGGCGTATTCGCCACGGTCGCGCGTCTGCGGGCGGGTGGACTTGAGACGCCGATTGTGCTGATGACGTGCACGAACCTCGTGATGCGTCCGGGCTTCGAGAATTTCGCCGCCAAGTGCCGTGAGAGCGGCGTGGACGGTGTGATCGTGACGGATCTGCCGCCGGAAGAGGCGGGGGAATGGAAGGCGGCGGCAGACGCCAACGGCGTGGACACCATCTTCCTGCTGGCCCCGACCAGTACCAATGAGCGCATTGAGGCCGCCGCGGCGATGGCCACCGGCTTCATCTATTGTGTCAGCCGCGCCGGGGTCACCGGTGTGCAGCAGACCGTTCCACCCGAACTTCACGCGCTGCTGGACAAGATCCGAAAGCATACAGACACACCCATCGCCGTGGGCTTCGGCATCAGCACGGCGGAGCACGTAAAGACCGTCTGGCAGTGGGCGGACGGCGCCGTGGTGGGAAGCGCCATCGTGAACGCAATCGCCGCCGGCGAGGACATTCCGGCGTTTATCACCAATCTCCGGCCCGATTTGAGCGGCAACTAG
- the trpB gene encoding tryptophan synthase subunit beta, which produces MATDTNTATVPGHFGPFGGRYVPEILVPVLDALTTAYEALKSDTAFHAELDALLRDYVGRPTPLTLASNLTKQAGGGRIWLKREDLCHTGSHKLNNALAQVLLAKRMGKTRIIAETGAGQHGVATATACALLGLPCVVYMGREDTERQSLNVFRMRLLGTEVVPVDSGTKTLKDAINEAFRDWVTNVQDTHYVIGSVVGPHPFPAMVRDFQSVIGTETKRQMHERAGKLPDAVVACVGGGSNAMGMFWPFKDDLSVRLLGVEAGGHGLETGEHAATLAAGEVGVLHGSKTYVLQDAAGQIIGTHSVSAGLDYPGVGPEHAYFKSSGRAEYSAATDDDALAGLQLLSRSEGIIPALESAHAIPRLMEVAAAMTPDQNVVLCLSGRGDKDVEQVQRILDAGA; this is translated from the coding sequence ATGGCAACCGACACTAATACTGCGACCGTACCGGGGCATTTCGGGCCGTTTGGCGGCCGCTACGTCCCGGAAATCCTCGTTCCGGTCCTCGACGCGCTCACGACCGCGTATGAAGCCCTGAAATCCGACACGGCTTTCCACGCTGAATTGGACGCCCTCCTGCGCGATTACGTGGGACGCCCGACCCCTTTGACCCTCGCCTCGAATCTGACAAAGCAGGCGGGCGGCGGGCGCATCTGGCTGAAGCGCGAGGATCTCTGCCACACCGGTTCCCATAAGTTGAACAATGCCCTCGCGCAGGTGCTTCTCGCGAAGCGGATGGGCAAGACCCGCATCATCGCCGAAACCGGTGCCGGCCAGCACGGCGTGGCGACCGCGACCGCCTGCGCGCTGCTCGGCCTGCCATGCGTCGTCTATATGGGCCGCGAAGACACGGAGCGTCAATCCCTGAACGTCTTCCGGATGCGTCTGCTTGGCACCGAGGTTGTGCCGGTCGATTCCGGCACGAAGACCCTCAAGGACGCCATCAACGAGGCGTTCCGCGACTGGGTAACCAACGTTCAGGATACGCATTATGTCATCGGGTCGGTCGTTGGTCCACACCCGTTCCCGGCGATGGTCCGAGATTTCCAGAGCGTGATCGGCACCGAAACGAAGCGCCAAATGCACGAACGGGCTGGCAAGCTGCCGGACGCGGTGGTGGCGTGCGTCGGCGGCGGAAGCAACGCGATGGGCATGTTCTGGCCATTCAAGGACGACCTTTCCGTGCGCCTTCTTGGCGTTGAGGCGGGCGGCCATGGGCTGGAGACAGGTGAACACGCCGCTACGCTGGCTGCCGGCGAAGTCGGCGTGCTGCATGGCTCAAAAACGTACGTTCTACAGGACGCGGCCGGACAGATCATCGGCACGCATTCGGTCTCCGCGGGCCTCGATTATCCGGGGGTTGGCCCCGAGCACGCCTATTTCAAGTCCAGCGGCCGCGCGGAGTACTCCGCAGCGACCGACGACGACGCGCTGGCCGGCCTCCAATTGCTTTCAAGGTCCGAAGGGATCATCCCCGCCCTGGAATCCGCCCACGCCATCCCGCGCCTGATGGAAGTCGCCGCCGCGATGACGCCGGACCAAAACGTTGTTCTGTGCCTCTCCGGCCGCGGCGACAAGGACGTTGAACAGGTGCAGCGGATACTGGATGCTGGTGCCTGA
- a CDS encoding phosphoribosylanthranilate isomerase, with amino-acid sequence MPVHIKICGITNPEDALAAVEAGADALGLVFAPSPRCVTLEQAKAIRMAVPSDVELVGVFVNEDFMAVHDAVLTAHLGGVQFYRNPISQWTEAECVRWLDIVLARGVRVVRAFPARDVESLRAELRQLPQSVDQILLDAFVSGVEGGTGKTFDWTLAAAAKEFGNPVIIAGGLTPDNVADAIRLTQPWGVDVSSGVESSPGRKDADAMRRFVTNARAASL; translated from the coding sequence ATGCCAGTCCACATCAAGATATGCGGGATCACGAATCCCGAGGATGCGCTCGCCGCGGTCGAAGCCGGCGCGGATGCATTGGGGCTCGTTTTCGCACCCAGCCCCCGTTGCGTGACGCTGGAACAGGCGAAGGCGATCCGAATGGCGGTACCGTCGGATGTCGAACTGGTCGGCGTATTCGTGAACGAGGATTTCATGGCGGTCCACGATGCGGTGCTCACGGCGCATCTGGGCGGCGTTCAGTTTTACCGAAACCCGATTTCGCAATGGACCGAAGCGGAGTGTGTACGCTGGCTCGATATCGTTCTGGCGCGTGGCGTGCGGGTGGTTCGGGCGTTTCCGGCGCGTGACGTGGAATCCCTCCGCGCGGAACTGCGGCAGCTCCCTCAGTCGGTAGACCAGATTCTCCTGGATGCATTCGTATCGGGTGTTGAAGGCGGGACCGGCAAGACATTCGACTGGACGCTGGCGGCGGCGGCCAAGGAGTTCGGGAATCCGGTCATCATCGCGGGCGGTCTCACCCCGGACAACGTTGCCGACGCTATCCGTCTGACGCAGCCGTGGGGCGTGGATGTTTCCAGCGGCGTGGAATCATCGCCGGGCCGCAAGGATGCCGATGCGATGCGCCGGTTTGTGACCAACGCCCGCGCGGCTAGTTTGTAG